The Episyrphus balteatus chromosome 3, idEpiBalt1.1, whole genome shotgun sequence genome segment AAGCAGTTGGATCCCAAAAGTTCCTATACAACTTATCTCTGATTTCCTGTTCGGTTTTACATCCAGGACGACCATTTCCAGAAGGAACAGCCATTGAACTTACTGCCAAAACAAGCAAGATAGCGAAAACAGCTACAAATATAGAATAAgtgttaaataaagaaaaacaccGATTTTTAGCCACTATTTTATTCTTACCGAAGAATTTCATTGCGGAAATTAAGTTTTTACCTAACGGTTGGGTTGACACTTAAAAGATGATGGCCGAGATTGAGGAGCATTGAACATTTATAGGaaaatttgttacaaaaattatcacaaaaaACACCTCTTGTTATCAACAAATTCCCAATAAAATGataacatatttttgtttgggAACACTCCAAAAGTACAACTATCGGCCAGTGTCCAAGAAAATGATTCAAGTATTATTTTGATATCTACCCAACTACAAGCtgatattacttttttacattatttaattaagaaaattgTTCACTTGTTGTAAGTTTAAAAAACAGCAGTTGTCGTTTTGATAATTTACAAGAACCTTTAAATTACTTCTTGAATTACTTCCGATTTCACCAATGTTACCCGATTTTCAAAAGAATTGTTCATGagtcataaataaaaaacaatatcgATGCAGGTTTTGTATATGGTATTTTATCTTATAGTCAATTCATAGTTCATCTAtgatataaattaaaatcttaGCTATGTTGAATGCAatcaatttgaaataaaaacaaaacaaatactaCGCATACACCCGAGTGTCTCAAGTTTTGTAATAAACAACTTTCTGGAAAACTCTAAAATTGTAATCCAAAAACCGTATGTATCAAAACTCTGGATTCTGGGGTCTGTTTCTCGTCGAGCTACAA includes the following:
- the LOC129914813 gene encoding uncharacterized protein LOC129914813 — translated: MKFFAVFAILLVLAVSSMAVPSGNGRPGCKTEQEIRDKLYRNFWDPTAYWVCSEQNTPASSARCPDEEAFVFSVRKCVPWDDWTWEPLIAPLSTP